GCCGTATTGATTGGTTTAAGGCTAGCACAAAGGCCCCCCGATAAAGACCATGGATATGGTCATTGGAAAAGTGAAACGATCGCCTCCATGGTTGCTTCGTTCATCATGTTTGCCGTTGGTATACAGGTATTAATCGATGCCATTTCTTCCATGCTTCAAGGCGGTAAGGAATCACCTGACATACTGGCAGGATATGTGGGCATTTTATCAGCAATCGCCATGTATTTTGTATATCGGTATAATAAAAAGTTGGCAACCAAAATTAATAGTAAAGCCGTAATGGCCGCTTCGAAGGATAACATATCAGATGCTTGGGTAAGTATTGGAACGGCAATAGGAATTTTCGGCTCTCAGCTAAATATGCCCTGGCTCGATCCGCTGACCGCGATCGTTGTTGGGCTTTTAATATGCAAAACAGCTTGGGATATATTCAGCCAATCCTCCCATGAACTTTCTGATGGATTCGATGAAAATAAAAT
This genomic stretch from Peribacillus muralis harbors:
- a CDS encoding cation diffusion facilitator family transporter: MEEQKYNDLKLGERGAIISIIAYICLSFIKLVIGYISDSAALKADGLNNTTDIIASIAVLIGLRLAQRPPDKDHGYGHWKSETIASMVASFIMFAVGIQVLIDAISSMLQGGKESPDILAGYVGILSAIAMYFVYRYNKKLATKINSKAVMAASKDNISDAWVSIGTAIGIFGSQLNMPWLDPLTAIVVGLLICKTAWDIFSQSSHELSDGFDENKIHLYKDVITNVNGVKGIKEIKGRNYGNNEVIDVVILVNSTLDIKEAHDIATHVEKVMMSEHGVYDVHVHVEPN